Proteins from a single region of Mycoplasma leachii PG50:
- the lon gene encoding endopeptidase La, whose translation MKDKKLPVVVTRGIFILPTTSKTIEFGRTKSKNALNASVESYNNQVVVVSQESPLEEEPNLDHLFYLGTVANLSIKKVWKDGTISAELEYDQKIKIDEFVEENGVIYALGSVFEDKTPRTDVQKNKIKEILIELQEKHSFNTSELLLAFNDNDFYKLNSLIYQIIDKMPLVSLNTKLLLIQSTSILEKLDLLKELIVNRPKPTIKLNNNSSVDSEINKKLKDKMDKQQKEYYLREKMRIIKEELEDESSDASQLDKYKKRLEEEPFPEPVKEKILSSIKRIETMQPGSAEVNVERNYVDWMMSIPWWEQSEDIDDLKYAQEILEKHHFGLKKVKERIIEYLAVKQKTKSLKGPIITFVGPPGVGKTSLARSIAEALGKKFVKVSLGGVKDESEIRGHRKTYVGSMPGRIIQALKRAKVKNPLFLLDEIDKMASDNRGDPASAMLEVLDPEQNKEFSDHYIEEPYDLSTVMFIATANYIENIPEALYDRMEIINLSSYTEIEKMHIAKDYLTKKILEENQLNEDELKFTDEAYDEIIKYYTREAGVRQLERHLATIARKFIVKLLNGEINNLVVTREVVIEYLGKHIFEHTSKEEESQVGVVTGLAYTQFGGDILPIEVSTYAGKGNLTLTGKLGEVMKESATIALTYVKANHEKFGITKEKFDDIDIHIHVPEGAVPKDGPSAGITLTTALISALSKQPVSKDFGMTGEITLRGNILPIGGLREKSISAARSGLKHILIPSKNVKDIEDIPQEVQDVLKITSVSKYEDVYEIIFNNKNY comes from the coding sequence ATGAAAGATAAAAAGCTACCTGTTGTTGTAACTAGAGGAATATTTATTTTACCAACTACTTCTAAAACTATTGAGTTTGGAAGAACAAAAAGTAAGAATGCCTTAAATGCTTCTGTTGAATCTTATAATAATCAAGTTGTAGTAGTTTCTCAAGAAAGCCCCTTAGAAGAAGAGCCTAATTTAGATCATTTGTTTTATTTGGGAACTGTTGCTAATTTATCAATTAAAAAAGTTTGAAAAGATGGAACAATTTCAGCTGAATTAGAATATGACCAAAAAATTAAGATCGATGAATTTGTTGAAGAAAATGGTGTGATTTATGCTCTTGGTAGCGTGTTTGAAGATAAAACACCAAGAACTGATGTTCAAAAAAATAAAATAAAAGAAATTCTTATTGAATTACAAGAAAAACACTCATTTAATACTTCTGAATTACTTTTAGCATTTAATGATAATGATTTTTATAAATTAAACTCATTAATTTATCAAATTATTGATAAAATGCCTCTAGTTTCTTTAAATACTAAGTTGCTTTTAATTCAATCTACTTCTATTTTAGAAAAATTAGACTTATTAAAAGAACTAATTGTTAATAGACCTAAACCTACTATTAAATTAAATAATAATTCAAGTGTTGATTCTGAAATTAATAAAAAGTTAAAAGATAAAATGGACAAGCAACAAAAAGAATATTATTTAAGAGAAAAAATGAGAATCATTAAAGAAGAATTAGAAGATGAAAGTTCTGATGCTTCTCAATTAGACAAATACAAAAAACGTTTAGAAGAAGAACCATTTCCAGAACCTGTAAAAGAAAAAATTTTATCTTCAATTAAAAGAATAGAAACAATGCAACCAGGTAGTGCTGAAGTTAATGTTGAAAGAAACTATGTTGATTGAATGATGTCTATTCCTTGATGAGAACAATCTGAAGACATTGATGATTTAAAATATGCTCAAGAGATCTTAGAAAAACACCATTTTGGATTAAAAAAAGTTAAAGAAAGAATTATTGAATATTTAGCTGTTAAACAAAAAACTAAGTCATTAAAAGGTCCTATTATTACATTTGTAGGTCCTCCAGGAGTTGGAAAAACTAGTTTAGCTAGATCGATTGCTGAGGCTTTAGGTAAAAAGTTTGTTAAAGTTTCATTAGGTGGAGTTAAAGATGAATCTGAAATTAGAGGGCATAGAAAAACTTATGTTGGTTCAATGCCTGGAAGAATTATTCAAGCTTTAAAAAGAGCTAAAGTTAAAAATCCACTATTTTTATTAGATGAAATTGATAAAATGGCTAGTGATAATAGAGGAGATCCAGCATCAGCAATGTTAGAAGTGTTGGATCCAGAACAAAATAAAGAATTTTCAGATCACTATATTGAAGAACCTTATGATTTAAGTACTGTTATGTTTATAGCAACTGCTAATTATATTGAAAACATTCCAGAAGCTTTATATGACAGAATGGAAATTATTAATTTATCTAGTTATACAGAAATTGAAAAAATGCATATTGCAAAAGATTATCTAACTAAAAAAATACTTGAAGAAAATCAATTAAATGAAGATGAATTAAAATTTACTGATGAAGCTTATGATGAAATTATTAAGTACTATACTAGAGAAGCTGGAGTAAGACAATTAGAAAGACATTTAGCAACAATTGCTAGAAAATTTATTGTTAAACTTTTAAATGGAGAAATTAATAATTTAGTAGTTACTAGAGAAGTAGTAATTGAATATTTAGGAAAACATATTTTTGAGCACACTTCAAAAGAAGAAGAATCACAAGTTGGAGTAGTAACAGGTTTAGCTTATACTCAATTTGGTGGAGATATTTTGCCAATAGAAGTAAGTACATATGCAGGAAAAGGTAATCTAACTTTAACTGGTAAACTAGGTGAAGTAATGAAAGAATCTGCAACTATTGCTTTAACTTATGTAAAAGCAAATCATGAAAAATTTGGTATAACTAAAGAAAAATTTGATGATATTGATATTCATATTCATGTTCCTGAAGGTGCTGTTCCAAAAGATGGACCAAGTGCTGGTATTACTTTAACAACAGCTTTGATTTCAGCCTTATCTAAACAACCAGTTTCAAAAGATTTTGGTATGACTGGAGAAATCACTTTAAGAGGAAATATTTTACCGATTGGTGGGTTAAGAGAAAAATCAATTTCTGCAGCTAGAAGTGGATTAAAGCATATTTTAATTCCTTCAAAAAATGTTAAAGATATTGAAGATATTCCTCAAGAAGTTCAAGATGTTTTAAAAATCACTTCTGTTTCTAAGTATGAAGATGTATATGAAATAATCTTTAATAATAAAAATTACTAG
- a CDS encoding DUF2779 domain-containing protein has product MNSIFKINISKEIFKIANLKCIKIAWILHNINNFKKAVEWNKNKEYFFNIDHDLESEDDFSSDATSINLFEEYTNTELKTEQEKNEFKQKWENFFNSDDGFNLDEFKGDAIEDGLEFGQQVIQYFDLKQIKEYPDKLTKDFNDTANIIDAVNQTRELLKNHQDQYIYLYEPAFEYDNFNLKVKCDVLKLNGNNHVEIIEAKATSKVKKEHFWDLAYQVYVLEKNGYIVDNIAIARLNKNYLRDYDTNIDFDLKTSIDEFIKKYENISFDEAKNIVDNINYLDLGFKDVDEIEDLDLNKLIEIDYFTYGQSKTRTTLFEDYKNLINVVDLDELFLKIAYMLRYGENQIIEIFKNDSCYLHYDKKTKNWIKWTREISDYKACQHVLNWFDEKTPNFWHFGGARQTQKAFLIRHLHSPYFKDYNSLLDIEITNLLNDQYDKFINYKYNRIFEISKLDDQIKSDPSLMIDNNYFYILKQVMNKYKTLPIYMYDFETVKFAVPKYSKVNPYYQIPFQYSIDIIHDKNYDYNNPDSMIHYDFLANDYQDPRKEFIINFLKDIFSNKKGVYVAYNDTFEKSVLKRIAFLFPKLAIPILYIVNNTIDLMDFFKGVKQDNSIDANFRPWFLIANKNFYGSYSIKKTQPALDSTFTYKNLTINNGSKASETFRRFLEQRIEKNVWDNLIRKDMIKYCNRDTLAMVVILKKVDEIIKIWEAKHAK; this is encoded by the coding sequence ATGAATAGTATTTTTAAAATTAATATTTCTAAAGAAATTTTTAAAATTGCTAATTTAAAATGTATTAAAATTGCTTGAATTTTACATAATATAAATAATTTTAAAAAAGCTGTTGAATGAAATAAAAATAAAGAGTATTTTTTTAATATTGATCATGATTTAGAATCTGAAGATGATTTTTCAAGTGATGCTACTAGTATTAATTTATTTGAAGAATATACAAATACAGAATTAAAAACTGAACAAGAAAAAAATGAATTTAAACAAAAGTGAGAAAATTTTTTTAATAGTGATGATGGATTTAATCTTGATGAGTTTAAAGGTGATGCTATTGAAGACGGATTAGAATTTGGTCAACAAGTAATTCAATATTTTGATTTAAAACAAATTAAAGAATATCCAGATAAACTAACTAAAGACTTTAATGATACAGCAAATATAATTGATGCAGTAAATCAAACTAGAGAACTATTAAAAAACCATCAAGATCAATATATCTATTTATATGAGCCAGCTTTTGAATATGATAATTTTAATTTAAAAGTTAAATGTGATGTTTTGAAATTAAATGGTAATAATCATGTTGAAATAATTGAAGCAAAAGCTACTAGTAAAGTTAAAAAAGAACATTTTTGGGATTTAGCTTATCAAGTTTATGTTTTAGAAAAAAATGGTTATATTGTTGATAATATTGCAATTGCTAGATTAAATAAAAATTATTTAAGAGATTATGATACTAATATTGATTTTGATTTAAAAACAAGTATTGATGAATTTATAAAAAAATATGAAAATATCAGTTTTGATGAAGCTAAAAATATTGTTGATAATATTAATTATTTAGATTTGGGATTTAAAGATGTAGATGAAATTGAAGATTTAGATTTGAATAAATTAATTGAAATTGATTATTTTACTTATGGTCAATCTAAAACTAGAACCACATTATTTGAAGATTATAAAAACTTAATTAATGTTGTTGATTTAGATGAATTATTTTTAAAAATTGCTTATATGTTAAGATATGGTGAAAATCAAATTATAGAAATTTTTAAAAATGATTCTTGTTATTTACATTATGATAAAAAAACTAAAAATTGAATTAAGTGAACTAGAGAAATTTCAGATTATAAAGCTTGTCAACATGTATTAAATTGATTTGATGAAAAAACTCCTAATTTTTGGCATTTTGGTGGAGCTAGACAAACACAAAAAGCTTTTTTAATTAGACATTTACACTCACCATATTTTAAAGACTATAATTCATTATTAGATATTGAAATTACTAATTTATTAAATGATCAATATGATAAATTTATTAATTATAAGTATAATCGTATTTTTGAAATTAGTAAATTAGATGATCAAATTAAATCAGATCCTTCATTAATGATTGATAATAATTATTTTTATATTTTAAAACAAGTAATGAATAAATATAAAACACTACCAATTTATATGTATGATTTTGAAACAGTTAAATTTGCTGTACCAAAATATAGTAAAGTTAATCCTTATTATCAAATTCCTTTTCAATATTCAATTGATATAATTCATGATAAAAATTACGATTATAATAATCCAGATAGTATGATTCATTATGATTTTTTAGCAAATGATTATCAAGATCCAAGAAAAGAATTTATTATTAATTTTTTAAAAGATATTTTTAGTAATAAAAAAGGTGTTTATGTTGCTTATAATGACACTTTTGAAAAATCTGTTTTAAAAAGAATTGCTTTTTTATTTCCAAAATTAGCGATTCCAATTTTATATATTGTTAATAATACAATTGATTTGATGGACTTTTTTAAAGGTGTAAAACAAGATAATAGTATTGATGCTAATTTTAGGCCTTGATTTTTAATTGCAAATAAAAATTTTTATGGATCTTATTCTATTAAAAAAACTCAACCAGCTTTAGATTCAACTTTTACTTATAAAAATTTAACAATTAATAATGGAAGTAAAGCAAGTGAAACGTTTAGAAGATTTTTAGAACAAAGAATTGAAAAAAATGTTTGAGATAATTTAATTAGAAAAGATATGATTAAATATTGTAATAGAGATACTTTAGCTATGGTAGTAATATTAAAAAAAGTAGATGAAATAATAAAAATATGAGAGGCTAAGCATGCAAAATAA
- a CDS encoding lipoprotein yields MKKLLAILGTIAISSTGASLVIACDNPAKKENKSSVDKPGSKPVEPTNSGSSETSNQGSNESSNKKPENTKPSESDSNNSTTLVDPKRPDQPDTPKPKPGEKEKEIKDNNDSKDNSSQGDTSNLDKNNSKNPESKDNFQPNHNSSGTNSHNNTNEKENLPNDEGYKEPKKDDFETSKINQRNKWIKSKIKVILDKPNNQNELKVLVEEILKKC; encoded by the coding sequence ATGAAAAAATTATTAGCAATTTTAGGAACAATAGCGATTAGTTCGACTGGTGCTAGTTTAGTGATTGCTTGTGATAATCCTGCAAAAAAAGAAAACAAATCTAGTGTAGACAAACCTGGATCAAAACCAGTTGAGCCTACAAATTCAGGTTCAAGTGAAACATCAAATCAAGGATCAAACGAGAGTTCAAATAAAAAACCAGAAAACACTAAGCCAAGTGAATCTGATTCAAACAACTCAACTACTCTAGTTGATCCAAAAAGACCAGATCAACCAGATACTCCTAAACCTAAACCAGGTGAAAAAGAAAAAGAAATAAAAGATAATAACGATTCAAAAGATAACTCTAGTCAAGGTGATACAAGTAATTTAGATAAAAACAATTCTAAAAACCCAGAATCTAAGGATAATTTTCAACCAAATCACAATTCTAGCGGTACCAACTCTCATAATAATACAAATGAAAAAGAAAATCTTCCAAATGATGAAGGATATAAAGAACCTAAAAAAGATGATTTTGAAACTTCAAAAATAAATCAAAGAAATAAATGAATTAAAAGTAAAATAAAGGTTATATTAGATAAACCTAATAATCAGAATGAGTTAAAAGTATTAGTAGAAGAGATATTAAAAAAATGCTAG
- the mnmA gene encoding tRNA 2-thiouridine(34) synthase MnmA — protein MKQKVVVGLSGGVDSSVACYLLLQQGYEVEGLFMRNWDSATNNDILGNANINNDICPQEQDYLDAKAVADKLNIKLHRVDFIKEYWDYVFSYFIEEYKKARTPNPDILCNKYIKFDKFLNYAINQLNADYIAMGHYAKVEFNKTTNQYELIKASDTNKDQTYFLSQLNQKQLSKTLFPLANLTKEQVRKIALKQNLITANKKDSTGICFIGERSFTNFLQNYIPNQTGDIVDIKTNKVLGQHIGVMYYTIGQRKGINLSGMSEPYYVADKDVKKNILYVCSTSDQSYLHSTSCLVNDINWILDVSKYVDDINQFECQAKFRYRQIDNKVVVKKIDDNNYQVIFKKPLKAITIGQQAVFYLNDICLGGAVIDKVIK, from the coding sequence ATGAAACAAAAAGTTGTAGTTGGATTATCTGGTGGAGTAGATTCTTCAGTTGCTTGTTATTTATTATTACAACAAGGTTATGAAGTTGAAGGATTATTTATGAGAAACTGAGATTCTGCAACTAATAATGATATTTTAGGTAATGCAAATATTAATAATGATATATGTCCTCAAGAACAAGATTATTTAGATGCAAAAGCGGTTGCTGATAAACTAAACATTAAATTACATAGAGTTGATTTTATTAAAGAATATTGAGATTATGTTTTTTCATATTTTATAGAAGAGTATAAAAAAGCAAGAACACCAAATCCAGATATTTTATGTAATAAATATATTAAATTTGATAAGTTTTTAAATTATGCAATTAATCAATTAAATGCTGATTATATTGCTATGGGTCATTATGCAAAAGTTGAATTTAATAAAACTACTAATCAATATGAATTAATTAAAGCAAGTGACACTAATAAAGATCAAACTTATTTTTTAAGTCAATTAAATCAAAAGCAATTAAGTAAGACTTTATTTCCTTTAGCAAATCTAACAAAAGAACAAGTTAGAAAAATAGCTTTAAAACAAAACTTAATTACAGCTAATAAAAAAGATTCAACTGGAATTTGTTTTATTGGTGAACGTAGTTTCACTAATTTTTTACAAAATTATATTCCAAATCAAACTGGAGATATTGTTGATATTAAAACTAATAAAGTTTTAGGACAACACATTGGAGTAATGTATTATACAATTGGTCAAAGAAAAGGCATTAATCTTTCTGGAATGAGTGAACCTTATTATGTAGCTGATAAAGATGTTAAAAAAAACATTTTATATGTATGTAGTACAAGTGATCAAAGTTATTTACATTCAACTAGTTGTTTAGTAAATGATATTAATTGAATTTTAGATGTTTCTAAGTATGTTGATGATATTAATCAGTTTGAATGTCAAGCTAAATTTAGATATCGTCAAATAGATAATAAAGTAGTAGTTAAAAAAATAGATGATAATAATTATCAAGTAATTTTTAAAAAACCTTTAAAAGCAATTACAATAGGTCAACAAGCTGTATTTTATTTAAATGATATTTGTCTAGGTGGAGCTGTTATTGATAAAGTAATTAAATAA
- the efp gene encoding elongation factor P translates to MSVNDLRPGTTFIYDGNIYLVLEQAFSKTGRQQGKVTVKAKNMRTGARVELTFTGGEKVDKAMIERKEMQYLYNDGNDAYLMNTETYEQIQIPMTRLEWEKNFLVDGLMINMTEFEGEVLGIDLPVKVELTVVEAEAAVKGDTTSGAQKKAILETGLEIMVPLFVNQGTKIIVSSSDGKYVGRA, encoded by the coding sequence ATGTCAGTTAACGATTTACGCCCAGGTACAACATTTATATATGATGGAAATATTTATTTAGTATTAGAACAAGCATTTTCAAAAACAGGAAGACAACAAGGTAAAGTAACTGTTAAAGCAAAAAATATGAGAACTGGTGCTAGAGTGGAATTAACTTTTACAGGTGGTGAAAAAGTTGATAAAGCAATGATTGAAAGAAAAGAAATGCAATATTTGTATAATGATGGAAATGATGCATATTTAATGAATACTGAAACTTATGAACAAATTCAAATACCAATGACTAGATTAGAATGAGAAAAAAACTTTTTAGTTGATGGTCTAATGATTAATATGACTGAATTTGAAGGAGAAGTTTTAGGAATTGATCTTCCTGTTAAAGTAGAATTAACTGTGGTTGAAGCTGAAGCTGCTGTTAAAGGTGATACTACAAGTGGAGCTCAAAAAAAAGCTATATTAGAAACCGGTTTAGAAATAATGGTGCCTTTATTTGTAAATCAAGGAACTAAAATAATTGTTTCAAGTAGTGATGGAAAATATGTAGGAAGAGCTTAA
- a CDS encoding MMB_0454 family protein — protein sequence MYIDIEKNTKGNLQIEKKVINRLIENVILSTTKISNPQDISSSIYLLEENQLHILTTIRIQEQKLQDLNINEDKIFRAIDRIINQTISIKPKNINISYIK from the coding sequence ATGTATATAGATATAGAAAAAAATACTAAAGGTAATTTACAAATAGAAAAAAAAGTTATTAATAGACTAATTGAAAATGTAATTTTATCAACTACTAAAATTTCAAATCCACAAGATATTAGCTCTTCTATTTATTTACTTGAGGAAAATCAATTGCACATACTAACAACTATTAGAATTCAAGAACAAAAATTACAAGACTTAAATATCAATGAAGATAAAATTTTTAGAGCTATTGATAGAATAATTAATCAAACAATTTCTATAAAACCTAAAAACATCAATATATCATATATAAAATAG
- the fmt gene encoding methionyl-tRNA formyltransferase has product MQNKIKVVFCGTPKIGSDVLKALIEMNQVEVVLVISQPDKPIGRKKEIVYTPVKQLALQNNLKVVQPNKIGDIYDELAKLEFDFLITCAFGQFIPTKILKLAKIDSINFHGSLLPKLRGGAPIQYAIKNGDKKTGITIMQMVKQMDAGDYYVQESIDILDSDDSGSLFEKMGQLAYSMCKKYLVDIYNHKFELIKQNEDGVTFCKNISSEEEKINWNNTSLDIFNLIRSLCPTPISHTTINNQRYKIKSSKIIDLDDQNKNVAPGTIIDINKQGIVVKTLDSSLLILEIQKEGKKMILASNYYLNKLSDLKINDKFD; this is encoded by the coding sequence ATGCAAAATAAAATTAAAGTTGTCTTTTGTGGCACTCCAAAAATTGGATCTGATGTTTTAAAAGCTTTAATTGAAATGAATCAAGTTGAAGTTGTTTTAGTAATTAGTCAACCAGATAAACCAATTGGTAGAAAAAAAGAAATAGTTTATACACCAGTTAAACAATTAGCTTTACAAAACAATTTAAAAGTTGTTCAGCCAAATAAAATAGGTGATATTTATGATGAATTAGCTAAATTAGAGTTTGATTTTTTAATTACTTGTGCTTTTGGTCAATTTATTCCAACTAAAATTTTAAAATTAGCAAAAATTGATTCAATTAATTTTCATGGTAGTTTATTACCTAAATTAAGAGGGGGTGCTCCTATTCAATATGCTATTAAAAATGGAGATAAAAAAACTGGGATTACAATTATGCAAATGGTTAAGCAAATGGATGCTGGTGATTATTATGTTCAAGAAAGTATTGACATTTTAGATAGTGATGACTCTGGTAGTTTATTTGAAAAAATGGGTCAATTAGCTTATAGTATGTGTAAAAAATATTTAGTTGATATTTATAATCATAAGTTTGAGTTAATTAAACAAAATGAAGATGGAGTTACTTTTTGTAAGAATATTTCTAGTGAAGAAGAAAAAATCAACTGAAATAATACTAGTTTAGATATTTTTAATTTAATTAGATCACTTTGTCCAACTCCAATTTCACATACAACTATTAATAATCAAAGATATAAAATTAAAAGTTCTAAAATAATTGATTTAGATGATCAAAATAAAAATGTTGCTCCTGGAACTATTATTGATATTAATAAACAAGGAATAGTTGTTAAAACTTTAGATAGTAGTTTATTAATTTTAGAAATTCAAAAAGAAGGTAAAAAAATGATCTTAGCTTCTAATTATTATTTAAATAAATTAAGTGATTTAAAAATAAACGATAAGTTTGACTAA
- a CDS encoding replication-associated recombination protein A has product MDQPLSFLLRPKSTKNIIGQTEILKPNGLINKMILNNYCTSLIFFGPSGVGKTSFAISLANDLKIDYEIFNASYDKKEKLINIIQNALKKEKFILIIDEIHRLNKDKQDILLEYMEKGNIFVFSTTTENPFFVVNPALRSRSLLIELKLVNKDELISYAKKVINEYQLKIKISDQALDFLAQLSVGDVRTFLNYLELIDKLYSNEFIDIEKIKTIITVSKNPTVQDSDDFHDLKSALQKSIRGSDVDAALYYFSRLIELGDYESLMRRMIIISYEDIGLANPTIPSRVVQACSAFRQIGFPEGIIPLGLAIVEMSLSLKSNSAYLATNSALDFVKKGNIYSVPKHLKDNHYKSAIKLGIGIGYKYPHDYENAWVEQQYLPDEIKNKKFYNHKNNQYESKVYELYNRMKNKK; this is encoded by the coding sequence ATGGATCAGCCACTATCTTTTTTATTAAGACCAAAAAGTACTAAGAACATAATTGGACAAACTGAAATTTTAAAACCTAATGGATTAATAAATAAAATGATTTTAAATAATTATTGTACATCTTTAATCTTTTTTGGTCCAAGTGGAGTTGGTAAAACTAGTTTTGCAATTAGTTTAGCAAATGATTTAAAAATTGATTATGAAATTTTTAATGCTAGTTATGATAAAAAAGAAAAACTTATTAATATTATTCAAAATGCTTTAAAAAAAGAAAAATTTATTTTAATAATTGATGAAATACATAGATTAAATAAAGATAAACAAGATATTTTATTAGAGTATATGGAAAAAGGAAATATTTTTGTTTTTTCAACAACTACTGAAAATCCATTTTTTGTAGTTAATCCTGCATTAAGAAGTAGAAGTCTATTAATAGAATTAAAACTAGTTAATAAAGATGAATTGATTAGTTATGCTAAAAAAGTTATTAATGAATATCAATTAAAAATCAAAATTTCAGATCAGGCTTTAGATTTTTTAGCTCAATTAAGTGTTGGAGATGTTAGAACTTTTTTGAATTATTTGGAATTAATTGATAAACTTTATAGCAATGAATTTATAGACATAGAAAAAATTAAAACTATTATAACAGTTTCAAAAAATCCAACAGTTCAAGATAGTGATGATTTTCATGATTTAAAATCAGCTTTACAAAAATCAATTAGAGGTAGTGATGTTGATGCTGCTTTGTATTATTTTAGTAGATTAATTGAATTAGGTGATTATGAAAGTTTAATGAGAAGAATGATAATAATTAGTTATGAAGACATTGGTTTAGCTAATCCTACAATTCCAAGCAGAGTAGTTCAAGCTTGTAGTGCTTTTAGACAAATTGGTTTTCCAGAAGGAATTATTCCACTAGGTTTAGCAATTGTTGAAATGAGTTTGAGCTTAAAATCTAATTCAGCATATTTAGCTACAAATTCTGCTTTAGATTTTGTTAAGAAGGGAAATATTTATAGCGTACCAAAACATTTAAAAGACAATCATTACAAATCTGCTATTAAGCTTGGTATAGGAATTGGTTATAAATATCCACATGATTATGAAAATGCTTGAGTAGAACAACAATATCTACCAGATGAAATTAAAAATAAAAAGTTTTATAATCATAAAAATAATCAATATGAGTCTAAAGTTTATGAATTATATAATAGAATGAAAAATAAAAAATAG
- the tig gene encoding trigger factor, translating into MIFAQEKLVDQGQGKWTVTVDGEQWIEFLKKAKNRLKANLVVPGFRKGKAPESEVAKYLTPIKIYNEAFKIVIKPAFDFALTQENRIQNDNSPTPVIVKVSEKEIVIDFVFDLVLEVKIGEYKNISTVQKSTVEVSQEDVDNVIDMYRSRFAMQKEREANDQIQKGDIVTFDFKGYVDDQAFEGGEAKDFVLEIGSNQFVPGFEDSMIGLKIGENQEINVKFPEEYIPSLAGKDAKFILNIKNIKEKILPAKDDELVKDLNLPDITTYVQLEEKVKKDVLEQKTKNSKSEFVENIIDEIIKTSEFQIPKTIVERQLKDVKKEFEDQLTQQKITLDKYKEITKISQEEIDEELKNDAIHRIKSFLVVNEIKNKENIKASEEAVNTKLEEFANLYGIEVEKIKSLIDNQAIKHQVESESLETFIFENNGN; encoded by the coding sequence ATGATTTTTGCACAAGAAAAATTAGTTGATCAAGGTCAAGGAAAATGAACTGTTACAGTTGATGGTGAACAGTGAATAGAATTTTTAAAAAAGGCTAAAAATAGATTAAAAGCCAATTTAGTAGTTCCAGGATTTAGAAAAGGTAAAGCTCCTGAAAGTGAAGTTGCTAAATATTTAACACCTATTAAAATTTATAATGAAGCTTTTAAAATAGTTATTAAACCAGCATTTGATTTTGCACTAACTCAAGAAAATAGAATTCAAAATGATAATTCACCAACTCCTGTAATTGTTAAAGTATCAGAAAAAGAAATTGTAATTGATTTTGTTTTTGATTTAGTTTTAGAAGTAAAAATTGGTGAATATAAAAATATTTCAACTGTTCAAAAATCAACTGTAGAAGTAAGTCAAGAAGATGTTGATAATGTTATTGATATGTATCGCTCAAGATTTGCTATGCAAAAAGAAAGAGAAGCTAATGACCAAATTCAAAAGGGAGATATTGTAACTTTTGATTTTAAAGGTTATGTAGATGATCAAGCTTTTGAAGGTGGAGAAGCTAAAGACTTTGTTTTAGAAATTGGTTCAAATCAATTTGTACCAGGATTTGAAGATTCTATGATTGGTCTAAAAATTGGTGAAAATCAAGAAATTAATGTTAAGTTTCCTGAAGAATATATTCCATCACTAGCTGGAAAAGATGCTAAATTTATATTAAACATTAAAAATATTAAAGAAAAAATTCTGCCAGCAAAAGATGATGAATTAGTAAAAGACTTAAATTTACCTGATATTACAACTTATGTTCAATTAGAAGAAAAAGTTAAAAAAGATGTATTAGAACAAAAGACAAAAAATAGCAAGTCAGAATTTGTTGAAAATATAATTGATGAAATTATTAAAACTTCAGAATTCCAAATTCCAAAAACTATTGTTGAAAGACAATTAAAAGATGTTAAAAAAGAGTTTGAAGATCAATTAACTCAACAAAAAATTACTTTAGATAAGTATAAAGAAATAACAAAAATTTCACAAGAAGAAATTGATGAAGAGCTAAAAAATGATGCAATTCATAGAATTAAATCATTTTTAGTAGTTAATGAAATTAAAAATAAAGAAAATATTAAAGCTAGTGAAGAAGCAGTAAATACAAAACTTGAAGAGTTTGCTAATCTTTATGGAATAGAAGTTGAAAAAATTAAATCTCTAATTGATAATCAGGCTATTAAACATCAAGTTGAAAGTGAATCACTAGAAACATTTATATTTGAAAATAACGGAAATTAA